From Chryseobacterium salivictor, a single genomic window includes:
- a CDS encoding peptidylprolyl isomerase, with amino-acid sequence MNVDKETYAGLKEGLYANFQTSKGNMIVKLEDKKAPVTVANFVGLAEGKIDNTAKAKGVPFYDGTIFHRVIKDFMIQGGDPKGTGMGDPGYKFDDEKNDLQHTGKGILSMANSGPNTNGSQFFITEIATPWLDGKHTVFGEVVNGIEVIDTIANVEKGPQDKPKTDVVLEKVAIFSKGDEYKNYDAAKIFSEGKAKIKENNKAILEKIEADKKKKAEEFAANQQKLVDDLKATMQATPSGLYYKITQTTEGKKANVGDVVSVHYAGKLVDGKEFDSSFKRNEPIEITIGIGQVIKGWDEGILLLKEGESATLLIPSELGYGANGAGGVIPPNAWLIFDVQLVKVNTTLTK; translated from the coding sequence ATGAACGTAGACAAAGAAACTTACGCAGGTCTGAAAGAAGGACTTTATGCCAATTTCCAAACTTCAAAAGGAAATATGATCGTGAAACTGGAAGATAAAAAAGCACCGGTTACCGTTGCGAATTTTGTTGGATTAGCTGAAGGAAAAATCGATAATACTGCAAAAGCGAAAGGAGTTCCTTTCTATGACGGAACTATTTTCCACAGAGTAATCAAAGATTTTATGATTCAGGGAGGTGATCCGAAAGGAACAGGAATGGGCGATCCGGGTTATAAATTCGATGACGAAAAAAATGACCTTCAGCACACCGGAAAAGGAATTCTTTCCATGGCCAATTCAGGACCAAATACCAATGGTTCCCAGTTTTTCATCACAGAAATTGCTACCCCTTGGTTAGACGGAAAGCATACGGTTTTTGGTGAAGTTGTGAATGGTATTGAAGTTATTGACACGATTGCCAATGTGGAAAAAGGCCCGCAGGATAAACCTAAAACTGATGTGGTTTTAGAAAAAGTTGCGATTTTCTCTAAAGGGGATGAGTACAAAAATTATGATGCTGCCAAAATATTTTCTGAAGGAAAAGCAAAAATCAAAGAGAATAATAAAGCCATCCTTGAAAAAATAGAAGCTGACAAAAAAAAGAAAGCCGAAGAGTTTGCAGCCAATCAGCAAAAATTAGTTGATGATTTAAAAGCAACGATGCAGGCAACTCCTTCCGGATTGTACTATAAAATAACCCAAACAACTGAAGGCAAAAAAGCTAATGTTGGTGATGTTGTTTCTGTGCATTATGCCGGTAAATTAGTTGATGGAAAAGAATTCGACTCTTCATTTAAAAGAAATGAGCCGATTGAAATTACTATTGGTATCGGTCAGGTAATCAAAGGTTGGGACGAAGGAATTCTTTTATTGAAAGAAGGAGAATCTGCAACCCTGCTTATTCCATCAGAACTTGGGTATGGAGCCAATGGCGCGGGAGGTGTTATCCCACCAAATGCCTGGTTAATCTTTGATGTACAGTTGGTAAAAGTGAACACCACTTTAACAAAATAA
- a CDS encoding FKBP-type peptidyl-prolyl cis-trans isomerase has product MKKIIVLCSLILIGCVKHAPAYPPVGGILSQKDLDISKNRTKNLNLIERTQIEDWIKNQDEVFYPMTMNYWVNDKNLAHQKRKENGEMISYQYDIYDFDLVKLYETPVQNKNKIFGHFEELKPVEDALRYMQKNQEVTLLIPSALGFGTYGDNDQISNDMPLIIKLKVL; this is encoded by the coding sequence ATGAAAAAAATAATCGTACTTTGTTCTTTGATCTTAATCGGTTGTGTAAAGCATGCACCTGCATATCCTCCTGTTGGTGGAATTTTAAGTCAGAAAGATTTAGATATTTCTAAAAACAGGACCAAAAATCTGAATCTGATAGAAAGAACTCAAATTGAGGATTGGATTAAAAATCAAGATGAAGTGTTTTATCCGATGACCATGAACTATTGGGTGAATGATAAAAATCTCGCGCATCAGAAGCGAAAAGAGAATGGCGAAATGATTTCTTATCAATATGATATTTACGATTTCGATTTGGTGAAATTATATGAAACTCCTGTTCAAAATAAAAATAAAATTTTTGGTCATTTTGAAGAATTAAAACCAGTGGAAGATGCATTGAGATACATGCAAAAAAATCAGGAAGTTACCCTTTTGATCCCTTCGGCACTAGGTTTTGGGACCTATGGCGATAATGACCAGATTTCAAATGATATGCCTTTAATCATTAAATTAAAAGTACTCTAA
- a CDS encoding branched-chain amino acid aminotransferase → MIIQKSTAPRISEFDPENFSFGNMFTDHMVICEYEDGKWGEVKLMPYGPLPFTPAMMGVNYGQACFEGMKAYKDKDSQVFIFRPEKNFSRINKSASRLAMPEIPAEVFLEGLKALVDLDRDWIPYGEGNSLYIRPLIFATEEALKARISNKYMFAIVATPAKSYYSAPVSVKISDYYSRAANGGVGFAKAAGNYAASFYPTQLANEEGYEQIIWTDDSTHEYFEESGTMNVFVRINDTIYTPPTSEKILDGVTRDSFIQLANKRGIELKVEPISVKSVIEAHKNGTLKEIWGVGTAVVTTVFKAIGYQGEKLELPQLPLEESFALTLQKDLVDLQTNVAEDPFGWRVLVEKSI, encoded by the coding sequence ATGATAATTCAAAAATCTACTGCTCCGAGAATATCCGAATTTGATCCAGAGAATTTTTCTTTTGGAAACATGTTTACCGATCACATGGTTATCTGTGAATATGAAGACGGAAAATGGGGAGAAGTGAAATTGATGCCTTACGGACCGCTTCCTTTTACTCCTGCAATGATGGGGGTTAATTATGGGCAGGCATGTTTTGAAGGAATGAAAGCTTATAAGGATAAAGACAGCCAGGTTTTTATTTTCAGACCGGAAAAGAATTTTTCCAGAATCAATAAATCTGCAAGTCGTCTTGCGATGCCGGAAATCCCGGCAGAGGTTTTTTTAGAAGGATTAAAAGCACTGGTTGATTTAGATCGGGACTGGATTCCTTATGGTGAAGGAAATTCTCTGTATATCCGTCCCCTTATTTTCGCTACAGAGGAAGCTTTAAAAGCCAGAATATCTAATAAATATATGTTTGCAATTGTAGCTACTCCTGCAAAAAGTTATTATTCAGCACCTGTTTCAGTGAAAATTTCCGATTATTATTCAAGAGCTGCAAACGGTGGAGTAGGCTTTGCCAAAGCTGCCGGTAATTACGCCGCATCTTTTTACCCAACGCAGTTAGCCAATGAAGAAGGATATGAGCAAATCATTTGGACGGATGATTCTACCCACGAATACTTTGAGGAAAGTGGAACGATGAACGTTTTCGTTAGAATTAATGACACGATTTATACGCCACCAACTTCCGAGAAAATCTTGGATGGCGTTACCAGAGACAGTTTTATTCAATTGGCAAATAAAAGAGGTATTGAATTAAAAGTAGAACCTATTTCTGTAAAATCTGTAATAGAAGCGCACAAAAATGGCACTTTAAAAGAAATTTGGGGAGTCGGTACCGCTGTTGTAACCACTGTTTTCAAAGCGATTGGATACCAGGGTGAAAAATTAGAACTGCCACAATTACCTTTAGAAGAAAGTTTTGCCTTAACGCTGCAAAAAGATTTAGTTGATCTTCAAACAAATGTTGCCGAAGATCCTTTTGGATGGAGAGTTTTAGTCGAAAAAAGCATCTAA
- the mnmD gene encoding tRNA (5-methylaminomethyl-2-thiouridine)(34)-methyltransferase MnmD: MEREIKTTSDGSKTLYINDLNENYHSHHGALQEAQHVFIDNGLNLIKNCNINILELGFGTGLNVLVTIDEFLKTDKSHVIHYFTLEKYPINEREVNELDYGSIFHKTEMQEIYQRIHASNWNETVEILPQFFLTKYHCDFFEIKNLDFPEIDLVYFDCFGARVQPDLWEKPLFEMVANTMKPGGLLTTYSSKGSVRRILEELGFNVEKKAGPPGKREMINAVKN; the protein is encoded by the coding sequence ATGGAACGAGAAATAAAAACGACTTCAGATGGAAGCAAAACATTATATATCAACGACTTAAACGAAAATTACCATTCACACCATGGTGCGCTGCAGGAAGCCCAACATGTGTTTATCGATAATGGATTAAATTTAATTAAAAATTGTAATATTAATATTTTAGAACTCGGTTTTGGTACAGGTCTTAATGTTTTAGTTACAATTGATGAGTTTTTGAAAACTGACAAAAGTCATGTTATTCATTATTTTACCCTTGAAAAATATCCCATAAATGAACGGGAAGTTAACGAATTGGATTATGGATCTATTTTTCATAAAACAGAAATGCAGGAAATTTACCAAAGGATACACGCCAGTAATTGGAACGAAACCGTTGAAATCCTTCCTCAATTTTTCTTAACCAAATATCATTGTGATTTTTTTGAAATTAAAAATCTGGATTTTCCTGAAATTGATCTTGTTTATTTTGATTGCTTTGGAGCAAGAGTTCAACCCGATTTATGGGAAAAACCGCTTTTTGAAATGGTTGCAAATACGATGAAACCGGGCGGATTACTTACCACCTATTCTTCTAAAGGCAGTGTCCGTCGTATTTTGGAGGAACTCGGTTTTAATGTAGAAAAAAAAGCCGGACCTCCCGGAAAACGGGAAATGATCAACGCTGTTAAGAATTAA
- a CDS encoding NUDIX domain-containing protein, with product MIDKVNVRVYATIVKDGKVLALHEEYVGEQLMKFPGGGLEFGESVLECLERELEEELNITVKNIEHLYTQEDFLVSKFRSNEQLLSIYYLAEMVDENELLIMDPCIEKTEWVSLNAEENPFLLPIDKIVFDVLKKKLL from the coding sequence ATGATTGATAAAGTAAATGTGCGAGTGTACGCAACTATTGTGAAGGATGGAAAAGTCCTTGCGCTGCACGAAGAATACGTTGGCGAGCAACTGATGAAATTCCCCGGCGGCGGACTGGAATTTGGCGAAAGTGTTTTGGAATGTCTGGAAAGAGAACTCGAAGAGGAACTGAATATCACAGTAAAAAATATCGAACATTTATATACCCAGGAAGATTTTCTGGTGTCTAAATTCCGAAGCAATGAACAGCTGCTGAGCATTTATTATCTTGCAGAAATGGTTGATGAAAATGAATTGCTTATTATGGATCCGTGTATCGAAAAAACAGAATGGGTTTCCCTCAATGCTGAAGAAAACCCATTTCTTTTACCAATAGATAAAATTGTTTTTGATGTTTTGAAGAAGAAACTTCTATAA